In a single window of the Motilibacter aurantiacus genome:
- a CDS encoding glycosyltransferase codes for MSQPVDEGVANWVRVVAGDQVERDWDVVVASPLGGALRDGVVTAGARHVPWEAARAPGRSMLQEATTLRALVARVRPDLVHLHSSKAGMVGRTVLRGRVPTLFQPHAWSFLAGSGPLNAAALRWERLAGRWADITVCTSEQERALGIGSGLDPGRLVVVPNAVDTEAWPLASSAERAAARGELGVPSGAPMVVVVARLAVQKGQDLLLSAWPRVQAAVPQARLYLVGDGPERERLAAAAAQLPGVTLVPVRQDRAGVRRWLAAADVVVSPSRWEGMALAALETCATGRSLVTTSACGMREVVGEGPAAAGVVVPLEEPSLLPHRIADAVAARLLDPGLAAAEGAAGRRRMEERFSLAGSLESLADLSARIAGRDRGAQLRPQPDAV; via the coding sequence GTGAGCCAGCCCGTCGACGAGGGCGTGGCGAACTGGGTCCGTGTCGTGGCCGGCGACCAGGTCGAGCGCGATTGGGACGTGGTCGTGGCGTCTCCGCTGGGCGGGGCGCTCCGCGACGGCGTCGTCACCGCAGGAGCGCGGCACGTGCCCTGGGAGGCGGCGCGGGCGCCGGGCCGCAGCATGCTGCAGGAGGCGACCACGCTGCGCGCCCTGGTGGCGCGGGTGCGGCCGGACCTCGTGCACCTGCACAGCAGCAAGGCGGGGATGGTCGGGCGCACGGTGCTCCGTGGCCGGGTGCCCACGCTTTTCCAGCCGCACGCGTGGTCCTTCCTCGCGGGGTCCGGACCGCTGAACGCGGCCGCCCTGCGCTGGGAGCGGCTCGCCGGCCGGTGGGCCGACATCACCGTGTGCACGAGCGAGCAGGAGCGTGCCCTGGGCATCGGCTCGGGGTTGGACCCCGGCCGGCTCGTGGTCGTGCCCAACGCCGTCGACACCGAGGCCTGGCCCCTGGCCTCATCGGCCGAGCGCGCTGCGGCTCGCGGCGAGCTCGGCGTGCCGTCCGGGGCGCCGATGGTGGTGGTGGTGGCCCGGCTGGCGGTGCAGAAGGGGCAGGACCTCCTGCTGTCGGCCTGGCCGCGCGTGCAGGCCGCCGTCCCGCAGGCCCGGCTCTACCTCGTCGGGGACGGCCCGGAGCGCGAGCGGCTGGCTGCGGCGGCCGCGCAGCTGCCGGGCGTCACGCTGGTCCCCGTCCGCCAGGACAGGGCAGGCGTACGGCGTTGGCTCGCGGCCGCGGACGTGGTCGTCAGCCCCTCCCGTTGGGAGGGCATGGCGCTCGCCGCGCTCGAGACGTGCGCCACCGGACGCAGCCTGGTGACCACGTCGGCCTGCGGCATGCGGGAGGTCGTGGGGGAGGGCCCGGCGGCCGCGGGGGTGGTGGTCCCGCTCGAGGAGCCGAGCCTGCTGCCCCACCGGATCGCCGACGCGGTCGCCGCACGGCTGCTCGACCCGGGGCTGGCCGCCGCCGAGGGCGCGGCGGGCAGGCGCCGGATGGAGGAGCGCTTCTCACTGGCGGGCTCGCTGGAGTCCCTTGCCGACCTGAGCGCACGGATCGCCGGCAGGGACCGGGGCGCGCAACTGCGCCCGCAGCCCGACGCCGTGTGA
- a CDS encoding sugar transferase, with protein MGSSPHPPPSPPLRLRRAHPVLTACALATLDFCAVLSTAAVFPDQLGHLAATATLVTVLLALAGLDRSRLALSTLDDVPVLSGRLLLAVGFVGAAVNVLGEPADVRPYLVAGVAALVPLHAARALGYAVLRRLRSSGITSRHTVVLGGGEVAEEVAAMIRSHPAYGLRVIGHLEDGPELFRETSLGPRLGGTGDIASVLRTTDVQVIVVAFGATPDRAVVDSFRSREGQQRDVFIVPRLFEVLGARGITDHMGPIPLVRLQRHRHRGLRAAVKRMEDVVLSALGIVVLSPVLLACAVAVRMTGPQVLFKQQRIGRDGRPFNMLKFRTLRPSSAVESEQMWSHAMDQRVTKVGRFLRSASLDELPQLFNVLRGQMTIVGPRPERSFFVERWSKQIPHYGYRHRAPMGLTGLAQVSGFRGGDESSLGSRARFDNYYIENWSLWLDIKVMIRTFGKLVYTRGS; from the coding sequence GTGGGCAGTTCGCCGCATCCGCCTCCGTCCCCACCGCTCCGGCTGCGGCGGGCCCATCCCGTGCTCACCGCCTGTGCCCTCGCAACGCTCGACTTCTGTGCGGTCCTGTCCACCGCGGCCGTCTTCCCCGACCAGCTGGGGCACCTGGCCGCGACCGCCACGCTGGTGACGGTGCTGCTCGCCCTGGCCGGGCTGGACCGGTCCCGTCTTGCGCTGTCGACGCTGGACGACGTTCCCGTGCTCAGCGGGCGGTTGCTGCTCGCGGTCGGGTTCGTGGGGGCGGCCGTCAACGTCCTGGGCGAGCCGGCCGACGTCCGTCCCTACCTCGTGGCCGGGGTGGCGGCGCTCGTGCCGCTCCATGCCGCGCGCGCCCTCGGCTACGCGGTCCTGCGTCGGTTGCGCTCCAGCGGCATCACCAGCAGGCACACGGTCGTCCTGGGTGGGGGTGAGGTGGCCGAGGAGGTGGCCGCCATGATCCGGAGCCATCCGGCCTACGGGCTGCGCGTCATCGGCCATCTCGAGGACGGGCCGGAGCTGTTCCGCGAGACGAGCCTCGGCCCTCGCCTGGGCGGCACGGGTGACATCGCGTCCGTGCTGCGGACCACCGATGTGCAGGTGATCGTCGTCGCCTTCGGCGCCACCCCCGACCGGGCGGTGGTGGACTCGTTCCGTTCCCGAGAGGGCCAGCAGCGCGACGTGTTCATCGTGCCGCGGCTCTTCGAGGTCCTCGGGGCACGCGGGATCACCGATCACATGGGGCCCATACCGCTGGTGCGGTTGCAGCGGCACCGGCACCGGGGGCTGCGGGCGGCGGTCAAACGGATGGAGGACGTCGTGCTCAGCGCGCTCGGGATCGTGGTCCTGTCCCCCGTGCTCCTTGCGTGCGCGGTCGCGGTCCGGATGACCGGGCCCCAGGTCCTGTTCAAGCAGCAGCGCATCGGCCGGGACGGCCGTCCGTTCAACATGCTCAAGTTCCGGACGCTGCGCCCGAGCAGCGCGGTGGAGTCCGAGCAGATGTGGTCGCACGCCATGGACCAGCGCGTGACGAAGGTCGGCCGGTTCCTGCGCTCGGCCTCCCTGGACGAACTACCGCAGTTGTTCAACGTCTTGCGTGGGCAGATGACCATCGTCGGCCCGCGGCCCGAGCGCTCGTTCTTCGTGGAGCGCTGGTCCAAGCAGATCCCGCACTACGGCTACCGGCACCGCGCGCCGATGGGGCTCACCGGGCTGGCGCAGGTGAGCGGCTTCCGCGGTGGCGACGAGTCCTCCCTGGGCAGCCGTGCCCGATTCGACAACTACTACATCGAGAACTGGTCGTTGTGGCTGGACATCAAGGTCATGATCCGCACCTTCGGCAAGCTCGTCTACACGAGGGGCTCGTGA
- a CDS encoding GHMP family kinase ATP-binding protein — MRINTKAPLRVSFAGGGTDVSPFPESEGGAVLSATIDRYAYGSLSPRGDDQVCIESVDYGLSVDFGIKDSVAFDGKLDLAKAAVRKLCGDDDCGFDLFLHSNAPPGSGLGSSSTMMVALIGLLVERSRARLSDYEIAQLAYSLEREDLGIKGGLQDQYAAVFGGFNYIEFFGDHVVVNPLRVKESTVNELEHNLLLCYTGITREGKHIIDDQTGRVTAGEARTVDALRAQKRLALEMKRALLRDELDSFGSLLGSAWEHKKQMSPRISTPFIDEAYDAARRNGALGGKVTGAGGGGYLLLYCDFRRKHRVAEALLALGATVTEFSFESRGLMTWRVP; from the coding sequence TTGCGCATCAACACCAAGGCACCGCTTCGCGTGAGCTTCGCCGGCGGCGGCACCGACGTGTCCCCGTTCCCCGAGTCCGAGGGCGGCGCGGTGCTGTCCGCGACCATCGACCGCTACGCGTACGGCAGCCTCTCCCCACGCGGCGACGACCAGGTCTGCATCGAGTCCGTGGACTACGGGCTGTCGGTGGACTTCGGGATCAAGGACAGCGTGGCCTTCGACGGCAAGCTCGACCTCGCGAAAGCGGCGGTGCGCAAGCTCTGCGGCGACGACGACTGCGGCTTCGACCTCTTCCTGCACAGCAACGCGCCGCCCGGGTCCGGGCTCGGCTCGTCCTCCACGATGATGGTCGCTCTCATCGGCCTGCTCGTGGAGCGCTCACGGGCCCGCCTCTCCGACTACGAGATCGCCCAGCTCGCCTACTCCCTCGAGCGGGAGGACCTCGGCATCAAGGGCGGCCTGCAGGACCAGTACGCGGCGGTGTTCGGCGGGTTCAACTACATCGAGTTCTTCGGCGACCACGTGGTGGTGAACCCACTGCGGGTGAAGGAGAGCACCGTCAACGAGCTCGAGCACAACCTGCTCCTCTGCTATACGGGCATCACCCGTGAGGGCAAGCACATCATCGACGACCAGACCGGGCGCGTCACCGCCGGCGAGGCGAGGACCGTCGACGCGCTGCGCGCCCAGAAGCGGCTGGCGCTGGAGATGAAGCGGGCGCTGCTGCGCGACGAGCTCGACAGCTTCGGGTCCCTGCTCGGCTCCGCCTGGGAGCACAAGAAGCAGATGTCACCGCGGATCAGCACCCCCTTCATCGACGAGGCCTACGACGCGGCCCGACGCAACGGGGCGCTGGGTGGGAAGGTCACCGGGGCCGGCGGGGGCGGCTACCTGCTGCTCTACTGCGACTTCCGGCGCAAGCACCGCGTCGCCGAGGCGCTCCTCGCACTGGGCGCGACCGTCACCGAGTTCTCCTTCGAGTCCCGAGGCCTCATGACATGGAGGGTCCCGTGA
- a CDS encoding D-sedoheptulose-7-phosphate isomerase — protein sequence MEGPVSQDRWATTLQARIDQSLRTTEQLLEPHVMETVARICDLLLTCLRNDGKAIFFGNGGSATEAQHLSAELLGRFYLDRPALPSVSLADNTAAMTAIGNDYSYPDVFSRQIVGIGRPGDVAFGLTTSGDSVNVVRALEAAKGNGLLTVAFTGARGGRAAQIAHEAFRAPSEDTPRVQEAHLLVGHTMCEIVEAELFGAAAG from the coding sequence ATGGAGGGTCCCGTGAGCCAGGACCGGTGGGCCACGACCCTGCAGGCGAGGATCGACCAGAGCCTGCGCACGACCGAGCAACTGCTCGAACCTCACGTCATGGAGACCGTCGCGCGCATCTGCGACCTGCTGCTGACGTGCCTGCGCAACGACGGCAAGGCGATCTTCTTCGGCAACGGCGGCTCCGCGACCGAGGCCCAGCACCTGTCGGCCGAGCTGCTCGGCCGCTTCTACCTCGACCGGCCGGCGCTGCCCTCCGTCAGCCTCGCGGACAACACAGCGGCCATGACCGCCATCGGGAACGACTACAGCTATCCCGACGTCTTCTCCCGACAGATCGTCGGGATCGGGCGGCCCGGTGACGTCGCCTTCGGGCTCACGACGAGCGGCGACAGCGTCAACGTCGTCCGGGCCCTGGAGGCCGCCAAGGGCAACGGGCTGCTGACCGTGGCCTTCACCGGCGCACGGGGCGGCCGCGCCGCGCAGATCGCGCACGAAGCCTTCCGCGCCCCCTCCGAGGACACCCCCAGGGTGCAGGAGGCGCACCTGCTCGTCGGGCACACCATGTGCGAGATCGTCGAGGCAGAGCTGTTCGGCGCGGCCGCCGGGTGA
- a CDS encoding D-glycero-alpha-D-manno-heptose-1,7-bisphosphate 7-phosphatase, translating into MTPAPTAPARASPALRGRPFLDTVFLDRDGTLNVKADEGRYVTSPADLVMLPGAVDAVRRLNATGARVIVVTNQRGVARGLMSRQDLDRVHDRLHSLLAAGGARVDAVLACPHAADSCDCRKPLPGLVTQAADRFAGLSPTRSAMVGDADSDVELGLRLGMLTVRLGTEAARKPLADHTVPTLAAAVEVLAPLVVKGPRGAH; encoded by the coding sequence GTGACGCCTGCACCGACGGCGCCCGCGCGCGCGTCCCCCGCGCTGCGCGGGAGGCCCTTCCTCGACACGGTGTTCCTCGACCGCGACGGGACGCTCAACGTCAAGGCCGACGAGGGCCGTTACGTGACCTCACCGGCCGACCTGGTCATGCTGCCCGGGGCCGTGGACGCCGTGCGGCGGCTCAACGCCACGGGAGCGCGGGTGATCGTGGTGACCAACCAGCGCGGCGTCGCCCGGGGGCTCATGTCCCGGCAGGACCTGGACCGGGTGCACGACCGGCTGCACAGCCTGCTGGCGGCGGGGGGCGCCCGGGTCGACGCCGTGCTGGCATGCCCGCACGCCGCCGACAGCTGCGACTGCCGCAAGCCGCTGCCCGGGCTGGTGACGCAGGCGGCGGACCGGTTCGCCGGCCTGTCCCCCACGCGCTCGGCGATGGTGGGCGACGCGGACAGTGACGTGGAGCTCGGCCTACGCCTCGGGATGCTCACCGTGCGTCTCGGGACCGAGGCTGCGCGCAAGCCCCTCGCCGACCACACCGTCCCCACGCTCGCGGCGGCCGTCGAGGTGCTCGCGCCGCTCGTCGTGAAAGGCCCCCGAGGCGCTCACTGA
- a CDS encoding glycosyltransferase: MHDLGQGSWREVLPVGVAGLVVWSLWVYRFVLSRRAHPVVNDFRTTTSVVVPSYREDPETLLRCLRSWLAQDPTEVLVVVDVADADCMEALATVEDPRLRVIRFAHHGKRSALGVGIRAAKGEILVLCDSDTSWTPGLLDAVQMPFVDPTVGAVSTQQNVYQRTTSIWRRVADWLVNLRYLDYVPAMGRAGAVACVSGRTAVYRRSAVMPVLQHLEHEFFLGKRCVSGDDGRLTWLVLASGFKTVHQSSAKALSMFPDTFRAFAKQRIRWSRNSYRTYLTALWKGWLWRVPFITKVTVLQILLTPLTMGLTLGYLFFSRLDFSSGVGKGILIAAAWLLIGRGIRGAAHLRRHPQELLLLPVVAVVVVLIALPIKLYAFATMNKQGWLTRSTDSVGAEAQGSSTLAPEPA; the protein is encoded by the coding sequence ATGCACGACCTCGGTCAGGGCTCCTGGAGAGAGGTCCTCCCCGTCGGGGTCGCCGGCCTCGTGGTCTGGTCCCTCTGGGTCTACCGCTTCGTGCTCTCCCGTCGCGCGCACCCGGTCGTGAACGACTTCCGCACCACCACCTCCGTGGTCGTCCCGTCCTACCGCGAGGACCCCGAGACGCTGCTGCGCTGCCTGCGCTCCTGGCTGGCGCAGGACCCGACCGAGGTGCTCGTCGTCGTCGACGTCGCCGACGCCGACTGCATGGAGGCGCTGGCCACGGTCGAGGACCCGCGGCTGCGGGTCATCCGGTTCGCCCACCACGGCAAGCGCTCCGCCCTCGGGGTCGGCATCCGGGCCGCCAAGGGCGAGATCCTCGTGCTCTGCGACTCCGACACCTCCTGGACCCCCGGGCTGCTGGACGCCGTGCAGATGCCCTTCGTCGACCCCACGGTGGGCGCGGTCAGCACGCAGCAGAACGTCTACCAGCGCACCACGAGCATCTGGCGCCGCGTCGCCGACTGGCTCGTCAACCTGCGCTACCTGGACTACGTCCCGGCCATGGGCCGCGCCGGGGCCGTCGCCTGCGTCTCGGGCCGGACCGCGGTCTACCGCCGGTCGGCCGTGATGCCGGTCCTGCAGCACCTCGAGCACGAGTTCTTCCTCGGCAAGCGGTGCGTCTCCGGCGACGACGGGAGGCTGACCTGGCTCGTCCTGGCCTCGGGCTTCAAGACTGTCCACCAGAGCAGCGCCAAGGCCCTGTCGATGTTCCCGGACACCTTCCGCGCCTTCGCCAAGCAGCGCATCCGCTGGAGCCGCAACTCCTACCGGACGTACCTGACGGCGCTGTGGAAGGGCTGGCTGTGGCGGGTCCCCTTCATCACCAAGGTGACCGTCCTGCAGATCCTGCTGACGCCGCTGACCATGGGGCTGACGCTGGGCTACCTGTTCTTCTCCCGGCTCGACTTCAGCTCCGGCGTGGGCAAGGGCATCCTGATCGCGGCCGCCTGGCTGCTCATCGGCCGCGGCATCCGCGGCGCCGCACACCTGCGCCGTCACCCGCAGGAGCTGCTGCTGCTGCCCGTCGTCGCGGTCGTGGTCGTGCTCATCGCCCTGCCGATCAAGCTCTACGCGTTCGCCACCATGAACAAGCAGGGCTGGCTGACACGCTCGACCGACTCCGTGGGCGCCGAGGCCCAGGGGTCGTCCACCCTCGCGCCCGAGCCGGCCTGA
- a CDS encoding right-handed parallel beta-helix repeat-containing protein: MSLLRRGCALLPLTLLGSVALGGAATGTASAADAKPWDAAPPAQYQGDADHEAALVQAEEERILAVRRNVSLFRWQKQDVYRQGQAYRDEPNGNTVILVPKTNRAAYTVADLVARKVVTKQGDGGYLLEDNLFLPPKSTLSLGGLDGPLRLRSGADGTFVSIVSIGGTLDLAGTEQQPLVIQSWDPQSNKPDTVTNDGRAYIRAIGGEARIRHAQVSDLGFWSGSTAGVALTGTDRTNAIDPTRINSGEPAKPSGKTERNAARDARRQEQAQNDILARNGIKPLETMDDPEFATDEDTYVSGEISDSTFTGNAFGLFVSGATSLSITDTVIERSLVDGLVLHRYVASGSIERTTSKLNGGAGFTLARAAQHINIQDSTAEANRGDGFYLSGEALADGPSVTGAQTNPWGSNTVANSYSRNNGHNGVEVVGGINLDVNNNEITGNDMGIVVRSGASKVSVTANRLMDNARHSVSLRDGVTEATVSGNAISGGSTGIYVRASVAEVLGNTVKDAEGHGVSFVGAVAGSSVTNNFLAGKGSSALDDHRASGRVEVTDNVTSGWVDTSSVWVKLKSWIHPMTLIWLFIAFLIIFTAARGRRARGVMGAPYSAQLPHQVTAATAYGEEIGRVPTARTIDIRKANGIKRTGSSHDDDMAIV; encoded by the coding sequence GTGTCCCTTCTGCGCCGCGGCTGCGCGCTCCTTCCCCTGACCCTGCTCGGCTCGGTGGCGCTGGGGGGCGCCGCGACCGGCACGGCTTCCGCCGCCGACGCCAAGCCGTGGGACGCCGCGCCGCCGGCGCAGTACCAGGGGGACGCCGACCACGAGGCGGCGCTGGTCCAGGCCGAGGAGGAGCGCATCCTGGCGGTGCGGCGCAACGTCTCGCTCTTCCGCTGGCAGAAGCAGGACGTCTACCGCCAGGGCCAGGCCTACCGGGACGAGCCCAACGGCAACACGGTGATCCTGGTCCCCAAGACCAACCGTGCGGCCTACACCGTGGCCGACCTCGTCGCGCGCAAGGTCGTCACCAAGCAGGGCGACGGGGGCTACCTGCTCGAGGACAACCTCTTCCTGCCGCCGAAGTCCACGCTCTCGCTCGGCGGCCTCGACGGGCCGCTGCGCCTGCGCAGCGGGGCCGACGGGACGTTCGTCAGCATCGTGTCCATCGGCGGCACGCTGGACCTGGCCGGCACCGAGCAGCAGCCGCTCGTCATCCAGAGCTGGGACCCGCAGAGCAACAAGCCCGACACGGTCACGAACGACGGCCGCGCCTACATCCGGGCCATCGGTGGCGAGGCGCGGATCCGGCACGCCCAGGTCTCCGACCTCGGCTTCTGGAGCGGCTCGACCGCCGGCGTGGCTCTGACCGGCACCGACCGGACCAACGCCATCGACCCGACCCGCATCAACTCCGGCGAGCCGGCCAAGCCGTCCGGCAAGACCGAGCGCAACGCGGCCCGCGACGCCCGCCGGCAGGAGCAGGCGCAGAACGACATCCTGGCCCGCAACGGCATCAAGCCGCTGGAGACGATGGACGACCCGGAGTTCGCCACCGACGAGGACACCTACGTCTCCGGCGAGATCTCCGACAGCACGTTCACCGGCAACGCCTTCGGCCTCTTCGTGTCCGGCGCGACGTCGCTGAGCATCACCGACACCGTCATCGAGCGCAGCCTGGTCGACGGCCTCGTCCTGCACCGCTACGTGGCCAGCGGCTCGATCGAGCGGACGACGTCCAAGCTCAACGGCGGCGCCGGGTTCACCCTCGCCCGCGCGGCCCAGCACATCAACATCCAGGACTCCACCGCCGAGGCCAACCGCGGTGACGGGTTCTACCTGTCCGGCGAGGCGTTGGCCGACGGCCCCTCCGTCACCGGCGCGCAGACGAACCCGTGGGGCTCCAACACCGTCGCCAACAGCTACTCGCGCAACAACGGCCACAACGGGGTCGAGGTCGTCGGCGGCATCAACCTCGACGTCAACAACAACGAGATCACCGGCAACGACATGGGCATCGTCGTGCGCTCGGGCGCGTCCAAGGTGAGCGTCACCGCGAACCGGCTGATGGACAACGCACGGCACTCGGTGTCGCTCCGCGACGGCGTGACCGAGGCGACGGTCAGCGGCAACGCGATCAGCGGCGGCTCGACGGGCATCTACGTCCGCGCCTCCGTCGCCGAGGTCCTCGGCAACACGGTCAAGGACGCCGAGGGCCACGGCGTCTCCTTCGTGGGCGCGGTGGCCGGCTCGTCGGTGACCAACAACTTCCTCGCGGGCAAGGGCTCGAGCGCGCTCGACGACCACCGGGCGAGCGGACGGGTCGAGGTCACCGACAACGTGACCTCCGGCTGGGTCGACACCAGCAGCGTGTGGGTCAAGCTCAAGAGCTGGATCCACCCGATGACGCTGATCTGGCTGTTCATCGCGTTCCTGATCATCTTCACGGCCGCCCGCGGCCGCCGGGCCCGTGGCGTCATGGGCGCCCCCTACTCCGCACAGCTGCCGCACCAGGTCACCGCGGCCACCGCGTACGGCGAGGAGATCGGCCGCGTGCCGACCGCGCGCACCATTGACATCCGCAAGGCCAACGGCATCAAGCGGACGGGCAGCTCGCACGACGACGACATGGCGATCGTGTGA
- a CDS encoding right-handed parallel beta-helix repeat-containing protein, with the protein MRLFGRELQRPSRQSVPPFLAGVGVTAVLLIGASALADSGSDDVGADLGAVGPQPAASVSPSPTPDSWAAADPSADVTPYAVDEVPSLDELPDEGEQAPSDAPATDRQASQTGDAGDPSCPAPTVTVATSDELVSALGTAQAGDSIALAPGTYVGEFVATGAGTPDQPIALCGPADAVLEGEGPDGDYVLHLDGVSHWRVAGFTVRNGQKGVMADGATSTVISGLTVEDIGDEAIHLRAFSTDNVVEGNTVRRTGLRKPKFGEGIYIGTAKSNWCDVSDCEPDRSDRNVVRGNTISATTAEAVDIKEGTTGGKLLDNTFDGSAIEEDGADSWVDVKGNEWVVAGNTGVDSPEDGFQTHTILDGWGTGNVFRDNVAQVNGAGHGFSFTPANDNRVTCDNTVSGARQGLANVPCR; encoded by the coding sequence TTGCGCCTCTTCGGACGGGAGCTGCAGCGCCCGTCCCGGCAGTCCGTGCCGCCCTTCCTCGCCGGCGTCGGGGTCACGGCCGTCCTGCTGATCGGTGCGAGCGCACTCGCCGACAGCGGCAGCGACGACGTGGGGGCCGACCTGGGCGCCGTGGGCCCGCAGCCCGCGGCCTCGGTCAGCCCCTCCCCGACCCCGGACAGCTGGGCGGCGGCGGACCCGTCCGCGGACGTCACCCCGTACGCCGTCGACGAGGTGCCGTCGCTCGACGAGCTCCCCGACGAGGGCGAGCAGGCACCCAGCGACGCCCCGGCCACTGACCGGCAGGCGAGCCAGACGGGCGACGCCGGTGACCCGTCGTGCCCCGCCCCGACCGTCACGGTCGCGACGTCGGACGAGCTCGTCTCGGCGCTGGGGACGGCGCAGGCGGGCGACAGCATCGCCCTGGCGCCGGGGACGTACGTCGGGGAGTTCGTCGCGACCGGCGCGGGGACGCCGGACCAGCCCATCGCGCTCTGCGGCCCGGCCGATGCCGTGCTGGAGGGCGAGGGGCCCGACGGCGACTACGTGCTCCATCTCGACGGGGTCTCGCACTGGCGCGTCGCCGGCTTCACCGTGCGCAACGGGCAGAAGGGCGTGATGGCGGACGGCGCCACATCGACCGTCATCTCCGGCCTGACGGTCGAGGACATCGGCGACGAGGCCATCCACCTGCGCGCGTTCTCCACGGACAACGTCGTCGAGGGCAACACCGTCCGGCGCACCGGGCTGCGCAAGCCGAAGTTCGGCGAGGGCATCTACATCGGCACGGCCAAGAGCAACTGGTGCGACGTCTCCGACTGCGAGCCCGACCGCTCCGACCGCAACGTGGTGCGCGGCAACACGATCTCCGCGACGACCGCGGAGGCGGTCGACATCAAGGAGGGCACCACCGGCGGCAAGCTCCTCGACAACACCTTCGACGGGTCCGCCATCGAGGAGGACGGCGCGGACTCCTGGGTGGACGTCAAGGGCAACGAGTGGGTCGTCGCCGGCAACACGGGCGTGGACAGCCCTGAGGACGGCTTCCAGACGCACACGATCCTCGACGGCTGGGGCACCGGCAACGTCTTCCGCGACAACGTCGCGCAGGTCAACGGTGCCGGCCACGGGTTCTCGTTCACGCCGGCGAACGACAACCGCGTCACGTGCGACAACACGGTGTCCGGCGCGCGGCAGGGCCTGGCGAACGTCCCCTGCCGGTGA
- a CDS encoding metal-dependent hydrolase, whose product MSRSRLTGALAALAALAGLALVLLVDRFVDAESPSYVVLGLVDEPAHLTTAALGLGALAALLRRPLPPAFALAALAAAVLIDADHVPDAIFDSQILTAGTPRPYTHSVATVAVAALATAALRGRARLVAGGVATGVALHLLRDLATAPVALWWPLSSGGVTMPYAAYVVALVVFTALVAAGATRAATPRRPAGQDRE is encoded by the coding sequence GTGAGCCGTTCGCGGCTGACCGGCGCCCTCGCCGCCCTCGCCGCGCTGGCCGGGCTCGCGCTCGTCCTGCTGGTCGACCGTTTCGTGGACGCGGAGTCCCCGTCGTACGTCGTGCTCGGCCTCGTGGACGAGCCGGCGCACCTCACCACGGCCGCGCTCGGTCTCGGAGCGCTCGCGGCGCTGCTCCGGCGGCCGCTGCCCCCGGCTTTCGCGCTCGCGGCGCTCGCGGCGGCGGTGCTCATCGACGCCGACCACGTGCCGGACGCGATCTTCGACTCCCAGATCCTGACCGCGGGAACGCCGCGGCCCTACACCCACTCGGTGGCGACGGTGGCCGTCGCGGCCCTGGCGACGGCGGCCCTGCGCGGGCGGGCCCGCCTCGTCGCGGGCGGGGTCGCCACCGGGGTCGCGCTGCACCTGCTCCGCGACCTCGCCACGGCGCCGGTGGCGCTCTGGTGGCCGCTCTCCTCGGGCGGCGTCACGATGCCCTACGCCGCCTACGTCGTCGCTCTGGTCGTCTTCACCGCGCTGGTGGCGGCGGGGGCGACCCGAGCGGCGACGCCGCGGAGGCCGGCGGGTCAGGACCGCGAGTAG
- a CDS encoding phosphomannose isomerase type II C-terminal cupin domain, producing the protein MTEQVAERPEALVDERPWGRFERLALNETVTVKVITVEPGHRLSLQRHTTRDESWQILDAGLYVEIDGRRWSPAVGEQVWIPRGVTHRVGNEGTASARFLEVAYGWFDEDDIERIEDDYSRS; encoded by the coding sequence GTGACGGAGCAGGTGGCGGAGCGCCCGGAGGCTCTGGTCGACGAGCGGCCGTGGGGGCGCTTCGAGCGGCTGGCGCTGAACGAGACGGTCACCGTCAAGGTGATCACCGTGGAGCCGGGCCACCGCCTGTCGCTGCAGCGCCACACCACGCGTGACGAGTCCTGGCAGATCCTGGACGCGGGCCTCTACGTCGAGATCGACGGCCGGCGCTGGTCGCCGGCGGTGGGGGAGCAGGTCTGGATCCCCCGGGGCGTGACCCACCGGGTGGGCAACGAGGGCACCGCGTCTGCGCGCTTCCTCGAGGTGGCGTACGGCTGGTTCGACGAGGACGACATCGAGCGCATCGAGGACGACTACTCGCGGTCCTGA